In the genome of Tissierella sp., the window GGCAGAAAGAAAACTATCATTGCAGGTATTATAATTATGAGTATTTCTTATTTCTTTGGATTCTTGTTTAAGACTTATTCACCTTTAATAAATGTTGTTTTTGCATTTACTGGAATAGGCTGGGCTGCTATTAATGTGAATTCATATCCTATGGTTGTTGAGATGAGCCGTGGTAGTGATATTGGTAAATATACAGGTTTATATTATACTTTCTCTATGGCTGCACAAATTTTCACACCAATATTATCTGGATTTTTATTAGAAAATATATCTTATAAAACATTATTCCCTTATTCTGTTGTATTCTCTGTGCTTTCCTTATGTACTATGCTTATGGTCAAACATGGGGATTCTAAACCTGAAAAGAAAAAAAGCACATTAGAGCATTTTGATGTGGAAGATTAGTATATAGGAGGCATTTAATGTTTTTATATATTTTTATAATTATGATCATTTTGTACCTTGTAGCTATTATGCCAAAGATATTGAATCGCCCTAATACAGATTTGTTTATGGGAAGATACTATGCTCATAGGGGGCTTCATGCTGAACAGCATATTGCCCCCGAGAATTCTATGGCTGCCTTTTCTTTGGCTATTGAGCAAGGATTTGGAATCGAATTTGATGTTCAACTGGCCAAGGATGGTGTTCCAGTTATATTTCATGACTTTAATTTAAAAAGGGTATGTGGTATAGATAAAAATGTTAATGAATTGACATTTGATGAATTGAGACAACTATTTCTCTTTGAGTCCAAAGAGAGAATTCCTCATTTGCAAGAATTAATTGATTTGACCAATGGACAGGTACCATTGATTGTGGAGATTAAAAGCAATGGTAATGCTGCTTTAACTTCTTCTGTCGTTGCTGATGCTTTAAATGATTATACTGGGGTCTATTGTGTAGAATCTTTTAATCCTTTCGTTGTTCTTTGGTACAAAAAAAATAGACCTACTATTATTAGAGGTCAGCTTTCTATGAATTACCTAAAGAATAAACCTAAGCAAAACAAATTGCTTTCTTTTATATTACAATATCTAATGACTAATTTTATTACAAAGCCTAATTTTATTGCATATGATTATAGATACTACAATAACTGCTCTTTGGTTTTATGTAGAAAACTATTCAATATTGTTACTGTAGCTTATACTATCCAATCAAAGGAGGAACTAGAATATCATTCCAAACACTTTGATTTACTTATATTTGAAAATTTCTTGCCAAATAATATAAATCCTAATGATTAACTATACTATTATATCTACTATTTCAATATTCTGAGGGTTAAAGAAGTTTATAAAATCTTCACCGGCTTTTACTATAACTTTAGTTTTATCCTGTGGGTGAATATATATAATCTTACCTGTTTCACCATTGC includes:
- a CDS encoding glycerophosphodiester phosphodiesterase family protein, whose translation is MFLYIFIIMIILYLVAIMPKILNRPNTDLFMGRYYAHRGLHAEQHIAPENSMAAFSLAIEQGFGIEFDVQLAKDGVPVIFHDFNLKRVCGIDKNVNELTFDELRQLFLFESKERIPHLQELIDLTNGQVPLIVEIKSNGNAALTSSVVADALNDYTGVYCVESFNPFVVLWYKKNRPTIIRGQLSMNYLKNKPKQNKLLSFILQYLMTNFITKPNFIAYDYRYYNNCSLVLCRKLFNIVTVAYTIQSKEELEYHSKHFDLLIFENFLPNNINPND